cacacaaatagtattttttttggttgcgccatacattttatggtaaagcgagtgatggcattacaacggacaactggtcccgcaaaaaacaagtcctcatactagtctgtggatgaaaatataaaagagttatgattttttgaaggggaggaggaaaaaacgaaagcataaaaataaaattgtctgagtccttaaggtccaaatgggctgagtccttaaggggttaaagggttaatactgataaAATCTGTTTTATTCTTGGCAGATAATTGTAcctggagatcagaggagaatcttatatcttcagattataaagcagatgatgatatcacacaagatacatatgaagaacattccattatcccagatacaccctcagcccttcacagccaagatctgtcatctcatccttatatacaggtcctgtcttctcagtcatcacaggatgttcagcaaaataaaagtcACAAAAGGAATGAtggacatcaacgagctcatacaggaaagaaaccatattcatgctcagaatgtgggaaatgttttacatttaaatcagttcttgttgtacatcaaagaactcacacaggagagaagccattttcatgttcagaatgtgaaaaatgttttaatcggaaatcacatcttgttcaacatcaaagaactcacacaggggagaaaacattttcatgttcagaatgtggaaaatgttgtactcagaaatcagatcttataaaacatcaaagaactcacacaggggagaagccattttcatgtgtagAATGTGATAAATGTTTTATTAAGAAATCATATCtttttgtacatcaaagaactcatacaggagagaagccattttcatgttcagaatgtgaaaaaaGTTTTAATCGGAAATCACaccttgttcaacatcaaagaactcacacaggggaacaaacattttcatgttcagaatgtgaaaaatgttatACTCAGAAATCAGCTCTTataaaacatcaaagaactcacacaggggagaagccattttcatgttcagaatgtgggaaatgttttactcagcaatcaaatcttgttaaTCATGagcgaattcacacaggagagaagccattttcatgtgtagaatgtgagaaatgttttactaagaaatcatatcttgttgtacatcaaagaactcacacaggagtgaagccattttcctgttcagaatgtggaaaatgttttgctcagaaatcagatcttgttaaacatcaaagaactcacacaggggtgaagcccttttcatgtgcagaatgtgggaaatgttttactgatcaAACAagtcttattcaacatcaaagaactcacacaggagagaagccatttgtatgtgtagaatgtgagaaatgttttacttgtcaatcaaatcttcttaaacatcagaaaactcacacaggggagaagccatattcatgctcataatgtgggaaatgttttatttagaaATCAACACCTATTAGACATCTAAGAATTcctacaggagagaagccaattcagagcaataaatgatgcagataacacatctatatattcaccatgtacataggatatctgacatttatacatatatcatatactgcatctccaaacttgttaccaattgttaataaaagttttctattaggacgtagtcaccgatccagcgatgtcatcactaGAGTTTACATGGTAGGAGAAGAGTGTGATATATGGTCAGGGgtgaggaaatttaaaaaaaaaaatctacttgtccacgggactaaaatggagcaaaatctacttgtccctcctgaggatccacttgtccgggcaattttcgtttttaccctctcgttctttcctcctcacccGATAAtaaccataactacctactatatcattagattcctcatacagatcaaccctattgatctgtgtgctctgtgatccattgatagagcctggtccagccaggatctgtcaatgacagagccacagacaccagggaagtagaggtaagccctccgactACCTTTACAGTGGATTGTGCTGTGGGTGGCGATTCACtctactagcccaccagggagcattcacatgtccctttggatgccgctgtcagctttgacagcggcaatctaaatggttaatagcaatagccagccacggcgatcgccacatgctcgctattagcggtggcccccagctactgaaatcagtcgggggctgcagagtatggaacaGGCTCCAGTCCGGATgctgctccatacagactgctgagtgccgccgcgcttgtcaggtctggccctgcttgcctgaagctgGGCTAAGGGCCTGAAAATTTCACCTTCCCGGcatccggaactgcatgtcccaggcgtcaggcgataggaattccacatccctgtatggttgtgatattcactgctcctcatggagaagacccaacaggcaTAATCCATGGGGAGCTGCTACTGGAGACCCAAACACCTCACAGAGAAGGGACTTATTCCAGTGATGAAGAATTCCAGGACATGACCAGATTAGAGACAgaaaatcacttctatcttctggcTTCTAGGACATTCTGATCATATAGGTGTTAGATTAGTCGGGTCTCCTACTCTACACAGGGTCCTTCCTTAGGTTATAGAGGGAAGAACAAGTTGTATTCggccgaagtgcggagaagaattAACCAGGTGGCTCTATGGTTGGTTCCCAGCTCTCTGAGGGGCTGAAGCCTCTGACATTTATCAGTAGCTGAGCACCGGGTGTTGTCCGGTTttcc
The Hyla sarda isolate aHylSar1 chromosome 1 unlocalized genomic scaffold, aHylSar1.hap1 SUPER_1_unloc_4, whole genome shotgun sequence DNA segment above includes these coding regions:
- the LOC130298185 gene encoding oocyte zinc finger protein XlCOF22-like, giving the protein MEEWEYVEGHKDQYKDQVMMEDQQPLTSPVRTSKRTAPERCPRPLLPQDDQGEDRKNINALEAYVSGDEQYKEDILTEKDLIYNNATDIKEEDETDVSSDEQYKENIPKGKDLIHINATEIKEEETDVGGDEQYKEDISTEKDLIYINATDIKEEEAETDVSGDEQYKEDIPTRKDLIYINAPDIIVKVEEETDVSGDEQYKEDISTSNHPDNCTWRSEENLISSDYKADDDITQDTYEEHSIIPDTPSALHSQDLSSHPYIQVLSSQSSQDVQQNKSHKRNDGHQRAHTGKKPYSCSECGKCFTFKSVLVVHQRTHTGEKPFSCSECEKCFNRKSHLVQHQRTHTGEKTFSCSECGKCCTQKSDLIKHQRTHTGEKPFSCVECDKCFIKKSYLFVHQRTHTGEKPFSCSECEKSFNRKSHLVQHQRTHTGEQTFSCSECEKCYTQKSALIKHQRTHTGEKPFSCSECGKCFTQQSNLVNHERIHTGEKPFSCVECEKCFTKKSYLVVHQRTHTGVKPFSCSECGKCFAQKSDLVKHQRTHTGVKPFSCAECGKCFTDQTSLIQHQRTHTGEKPFVCVECEKCFTCQSNLLKHQKTHTGEKPYSCS